From a single Planctellipticum variicoloris genomic region:
- a CDS encoding DUF167 domain-containing protein — MCGVELTADRDGVLLPVHAQPGARRNGIVGVHAGRLKVAVTQAPEKGKANDAIIAVLADDLALKRSQISLASGPTNSRKVFRVRDLTVDELAERIASCLG, encoded by the coding sequence ATGTGCGGCGTCGAACTGACCGCCGATCGCGACGGCGTACTGCTGCCGGTGCATGCACAGCCCGGAGCGAGGCGCAACGGGATCGTCGGCGTACACGCCGGCCGGCTGAAAGTCGCCGTGACGCAGGCGCCGGAAAAGGGAAAGGCCAACGACGCAATCATCGCAGTGCTCGCGGACGACCTCGCACTGAAACGGAGCCAGATCTCCCTGGCCTCGGGGCCCACGAACAGCCGCAAGGTCTTTCGCGTCCGCGATCTGACCGTCGACGAGCTGGCGGAGCGAATTGCGAGTTGCCTGGGATAG